In Desulfosporosinus youngiae DSM 17734, the genomic stretch CCACAGCTCCAGAAGCAACAGCACTAGCTGCAAAGTCATGACCGTCTACTTTAAAACCTGGCACACAGGCATAGAGATCCCCCGGCTGAACTTGCCGTGAATCCATTGACATCCCACGGACGATGACTTGACAATCCCCCGAAGAAGCCTGAACCTCGATCCCACTTATAATCTCTGTGAGTGATTTGTTCGCTGTTGGCATTCCTCATCTTTCCTTTCGAACGTTTTTGAGCACCGTTCAATTATAAATTCATAAACCTAACGTTATTATAGACAAATTAACCCTGCAGCAGACCTCTGATCAACGGATTATTGCCCTAATGGACTGGCTGAAATCGGTACACGCCCTGTCAGACTACGAATGGCTTCAATATCTTCATCCCCATCTTCCCACCAAGAACCAAGGGTCGGGGTGGAGGCATCCGCGCCAAGATAGAGGAGAACATTCGATTCGGCTTCTACTTGCACATCCCCATGCGGAATTTGATCCAAAACGATTCCCCCCTTACCTTCTGTCATCGTCTTAAACCCAGCTTCAGCTAAAATCTTTTGGGCCTCGGCTAAAGGAAGACCCAACACTGAAGGAACGGTAGCCGCCTTTTTAATCGGCGGAAACTCCAGCCCCTGCATAGGTTTACTTGGTGTCAAGGGTGCCTTGGGATCCGGCTTAACACCCAGGTATCTCAAGGAATCGAGCATGACGGTCTGCACAATCGGGCATCCCACAACCCCGCCATAAAACGGAACACCATCGATTACACACAATATGGCGAGACGGGGTTTGTCAGCAGGTGCAAAGGCCACAAAGGAGGCAATATATTCCCCTTGAATATACCCGCCATTTTGAACCTTTTGCGCTGTCCCTGTTTTTCCTGCTACACGATAGCCTGGCAGGAACGCCCGGCGTCCCGTGCCATTGGTTACAACCGCTTCCAAAGCTTCACGTTCTGTTTTTGAAGTATCCTCACTGATAATACGCCTGATTTCTTCTTTTTTAAAGGGGGTAACTACCTTACCGCTAGGTCCAATGATTTCCTTTACCAGTTGTGGCTTCAATAACGTCCCGCCATTGGCCACCGCAGAAACCGCCGTTAATAATTGAATAGGGGTGACGTTATTGGTTTGACCGATAGACATCGTCGCCAAATCTAAGGCTGTAGCCTTTTTCTTATTCGCCAAAATACCTTTTGCCTCACCGGACATCTCAATTCCTGTCTTCTGACCAAATCCAAAATCATACAGATACTTATAAAAAGTGTCCATACCGAGACGTTGTCCCATCTCGATAAAACCTGGATTACAGGAGTTTTCGGCCACTTCAGTAAAACTTTGATCCCCATGCCCTCCTGCTTTCCAGCAGCGTACATTTTTTCCCAATACCGTATAAGCACCTTTATCATAGAAATGCTCATTGAGTTTAATTTTCTTTTCTTCTAAAGCTGCCGCTAAAGTAATGATCTTAAAGGTAGATCCCGGTTCATATCCATTCTGAATAGCAATATTTCGCCTCGTACTGGGATCCGCTTCTTGATATCGATTAGGATCAAAGGTCGGCGCTGAGGCCAAGGCCAGCATTTCTCCGGTGTTAGGATCCATCACCAGAATCGAGGCGTTCTTCGGCACTTGTCCGTTCATATTAACCCCTTGACCGGTCATCAGCTTTTGCAATTCCCGTTCCGCAAAAGCCTGGATATTCTTATCGATGGTTAATCTTACTGTGTTTCCTTGTTTAGGAGCTAAGTACTGATGTTCTGCCTGAGGCAAAGGAATCCCATTGGCCCCGAATTCTTGAAGGATACTTCCCGGAATCCCTTTTAGCTCAGATTCCCTGGTCAACTCTATTCCTTCAAGACCTTGATTGTCAATTCCTGAATACCCGATAATATGGGCAGCCAGGGAGCCATTGGGATAATATCGCTGACTATCCTCCGTAGTTCCTATTCCAGGCAGCGCTAACGCCCGTACCTGAGCAGCTACCTCCGGGCTAACCCGCTTTTGGACATATTCTAAAGCAGATCGTTTCGTAATACGCGCTTCAATCTCACCAGCAGGTTTTCCAAGCAACGAGGAAAGAGTTGCCGCCATCTCTTTGGCCCGACCGGACTGCCGAACCTCCGCCGGAATCGCATACACTGTTTCAGTACTTACACTCATCGCTAAGATATTTCCTTCGCGATCTTCGATATTTCCGCGTTTAGGCGCTACAGGAACCCCTCGAAAATGTGAATCATCCGCCTTTTTTCGCAAATCCGCTCCTTGACTAAGTTGAACGAAGCCTAAGCGGATAATTAAGACGACCAAGAAGGCACTAACACACAAAAAAAGAAAAGCGATTCGTTTACGCATGACGACATAAGGACTCACAAGCCCTCACCCCCACCTTTCCGGGGTCTCCGCGTACCCAAAGCGCCTTTCTCTTAACGTTGTGTTGAAGCAAAAAAGCTGGTAAATTTTTGTGAGAATTGTTTAAGTGCAGAAAGTTTATCCTCTGCGGCTTGAGTTTGGGCTTGAGTATCGGTTTGGGTCAACGGAGCCCCCTCTTGATTTTTGGCTGCAGGTACTACGCCTGCCATATACACTTTCCCCGTAGGTTTTTCCATGCCCATAGCCAGGGCTGCACTCTCAATCCGTCCTACTGCCCTAAGTTTGTCTGCCTCCATCTGGAGAAGATCATTCCTCGTTTTGATTTCGGATATTTCATTTTCCAAGGACCGAATCTGCGCCCCTTGAACAACCGTCAGATGAATCGTTTCCGCCCCGATTGCACCTGTCAGACCAACGACGACCGCCAATGCCAGAATACTTTTAAGCTTAGAATACCTCTTCCCCCTTCTTGCGGGTTGAGGATTTCTTTTGGCATGTGTTTGTGGTAAAACCTCCTGCCATTCAACTGATTCCTCCGCCACTACCATGGGTATTCCTCCTCCTTTTGCTTTAGACATTATATTTTTTCGGCAACCCGTAATTTTGCACTTCTGGACCTGGGATTTTCCTCCACTTCCTCTGCTGAGGGAAGAATCGGTTTTCTGGTTAACACCTTGGCTAGGGTTTGGGCGTTGCATCGACAAATCGGTAATTCCGGAGGACACGTGCACCGTCCAAGCCAGGATTTCATCCTATCTTTGACAATGCGGTCTTCAAGGGAGTGAAAGGTTATCACCCCAACCCGTCCTCCATGATCCAGACACCGCAGCGCCTGATCCAGCACCCGATCTAAAACCCCCAATTCATCATTGACTACAATTCGAATGGCT encodes the following:
- a CDS encoding penicillin-binding transpeptidase domain-containing protein; the protein is MSPYVVMRKRIAFLFLCVSAFLVVLIIRLGFVQLSQGADLRKKADDSHFRGVPVAPKRGNIEDREGNILAMSVSTETVYAIPAEVRQSGRAKEMAATLSSLLGKPAGEIEARITKRSALEYVQKRVSPEVAAQVRALALPGIGTTEDSQRYYPNGSLAAHIIGYSGIDNQGLEGIELTRESELKGIPGSILQEFGANGIPLPQAEHQYLAPKQGNTVRLTIDKNIQAFAERELQKLMTGQGVNMNGQVPKNASILVMDPNTGEMLALASAPTFDPNRYQEADPSTRRNIAIQNGYEPGSTFKIITLAAALEEKKIKLNEHFYDKGAYTVLGKNVRCWKAGGHGDQSFTEVAENSCNPGFIEMGQRLGMDTFYKYLYDFGFGQKTGIEMSGEAKGILANKKKATALDLATMSIGQTNNVTPIQLLTAVSAVANGGTLLKPQLVKEIIGPSGKVVTPFKKEEIRRIISEDTSKTEREALEAVVTNGTGRRAFLPGYRVAGKTGTAQKVQNGGYIQGEYIASFVAFAPADKPRLAILCVIDGVPFYGGVVGCPIVQTVMLDSLRYLGVKPDPKAPLTPSKPMQGLEFPPIKKAATVPSVLGLPLAEAQKILAEAGFKTMTEGKGGIVLDQIPHGDVQVEAESNVLLYLGADASTPTLGSWWEDGDEDIEAIRSLTGRVPISASPLGQ